The Micromonospora sp. WMMD961 genome has a segment encoding these proteins:
- the dcm gene encoding DNA (cytosine-5-)-methyltransferase: MTELVLIPSDASATKPTAAEFFAGIGLVRLGLEDAGFEVTWSNDIEPAKKEMYEGHFRDPVGAHTYEPGDIANVKGAQMPDDLALAWASFPCTDLSLAGARRGLAGSESGTFWHFVRVLEQMGDRRPSVVALENVVGLATSHGGEDLAAAIRALNDLDYSVDVLALDARRFVPQSRPRLFLVGALEPPADEPVPNSELRPDWLQAPFGDPSLRTHRTLLPAPPPPMTTGLTELADKVPSSSDLWWDEQRQAAFVSSLSPIQAERLESLRKGRGLSRRTAYRRTRAGKPTWEIRPDDISGCLRTARGGSSKQAVVEAGQGKVRVRWMTPREYAKLMGAADYRLDGLRTNQALFGFGDAVCVPVVAWLGREYLMPLVRGELRSAESRRLAVVGA, translated from the coding sequence GTGACCGAGCTAGTGTTGATCCCTTCCGATGCCAGCGCTACCAAGCCCACCGCGGCGGAGTTCTTCGCCGGCATAGGTCTCGTGCGCCTCGGTCTAGAGGACGCCGGCTTTGAGGTCACCTGGTCGAACGACATCGAACCGGCCAAGAAGGAGATGTACGAAGGTCACTTCAGGGACCCGGTTGGCGCGCACACCTACGAGCCCGGCGACATAGCGAACGTCAAGGGCGCTCAGATGCCAGACGACCTAGCCTTGGCCTGGGCGTCATTTCCCTGCACCGACCTATCCCTGGCAGGCGCACGACGCGGCCTCGCTGGCAGCGAATCAGGAACATTTTGGCACTTCGTGCGAGTGCTTGAGCAGATGGGCGACCGACGGCCGTCCGTCGTGGCGTTGGAAAACGTCGTAGGCCTGGCGACCAGCCACGGCGGCGAGGACCTTGCCGCCGCCATCCGCGCCCTAAATGATCTTGACTACTCAGTGGATGTGCTCGCGCTCGATGCCCGTCGCTTCGTGCCGCAGTCACGCCCACGGCTATTCCTCGTTGGCGCGCTTGAGCCCCCAGCCGACGAGCCCGTCCCCAACAGCGAGCTGCGGCCGGACTGGCTGCAAGCGCCGTTCGGCGATCCGAGCTTGCGGACTCACCGCACTTTGCTGCCGGCGCCTCCGCCGCCGATGACCACAGGCTTGACCGAGCTCGCGGACAAGGTGCCGTCCAGCAGCGACCTCTGGTGGGATGAGCAGCGCCAGGCAGCCTTCGTCAGCTCCCTGTCGCCCATTCAGGCCGAGCGGCTGGAATCCCTACGCAAGGGTCGCGGACTCTCCCGTCGAACCGCGTACCGGCGCACCCGCGCCGGGAAGCCGACCTGGGAGATCCGTCCCGATGACATTTCCGGATGCTTGCGCACAGCGCGAGGTGGGTCCTCGAAGCAGGCCGTCGTCGAGGCTGGGCAGGGCAAGGTTCGGGTGCGTTGGATGACGCCGCGGGAGTACGCGAAGCTGATGGGCGCCGCTGACTACCGCCTTGACGGGCTGCGCACGAATCAGGCTCTGTTCGGCTTCGGTGACGCGGTGTGCGTGCCTGTGGTGGCGTGGCTCGGCCGTGAGTATCTGATGCCGCTCGTGCGCGGCGAGCTGCGCTCGGCGGAGTCGCGACGCCTGGCGGTGGTGGGTGCCTAG
- a CDS encoding GIY-YIG nuclease family protein translates to MLDAALATRDVHGRQWSDARWGCYAFYDYDGEPIYVGQTNERLRVRVRRHLTNQRTDAVAMRILDVFEVAEMELWPLWEFEEVAGKRHPDYAAAQQRLNAVEYTAYLKAIRESRFKAILNEKIPPVSPTVDLPTSGRFPLISDAIRRERGHPDIRIARRAETISRLAAVAHERGEVSDGLRRVLVIQGVRLAYIAAVRLAYAEGRPTPDPSAIDVTGLVGSVLFEHDDSPDLFDTDG, encoded by the coding sequence ATGCTGGACGCGGCGCTCGCCACACGGGACGTGCATGGCCGGCAGTGGTCAGATGCCCGCTGGGGCTGCTACGCGTTCTACGACTACGACGGTGAGCCCATCTACGTTGGCCAGACCAACGAGCGGTTGCGCGTGCGGGTGCGACGGCACCTGACCAACCAGCGCACCGACGCTGTGGCCATGCGCATCCTCGACGTCTTCGAGGTCGCCGAGATGGAACTGTGGCCGCTGTGGGAGTTCGAAGAGGTCGCGGGTAAACGACACCCGGACTACGCGGCAGCCCAGCAGAGGCTCAACGCGGTCGAGTACACCGCTTACTTGAAAGCGATCCGGGAGAGCCGCTTCAAGGCCATCCTCAACGAGAAAATCCCGCCAGTCTCACCGACTGTCGACCTGCCCACATCCGGCCGGTTTCCGCTCATTAGCGACGCCATCCGCCGTGAGAGGGGGCATCCGGATATCCGCATCGCCCGTCGTGCCGAGACGATCTCCCGACTCGCTGCGGTGGCGCATGAGCGGGGTGAGGTCTCCGACGGTCTGCGGCGGGTGCTGGTCATCCAAGGCGTCCGGCTGGCCTACATCGCCGCCGTCCGGCTGGCCTACGCCGAAGGCCGACCTACACCCGACCCCTCTGCCATCGACGTCACCGGTCTCGTCGGCAGTGTGTTGTTCGAGCATGACGACAGCCCTGACCTCTTCGACACGGACGGGTAG
- a CDS encoding very short patch repair endonuclease, with protein MPDQSWASSPATRRAMQGNRSRDTSPELALRRALHAKGLRYRVCAQPLPDLRRKIDIIFRPARVAVEVYGCFWHGCPQHHRQPTANNKYWREKLARNMDRDRRTHQALEDAGWLLIIVWEHDDLAAAAGRIAESVRGRRGFSTPEG; from the coding sequence ATGCCAGATCAGTCGTGGGCCTCCAGCCCGGCGACTCGACGCGCCATGCAGGGCAACCGTAGCCGCGACACCAGTCCAGAATTGGCGCTGCGCCGGGCGCTGCACGCCAAGGGCCTTCGCTACCGCGTCTGCGCTCAACCGCTTCCGGACCTGCGCCGCAAGATCGACATCATTTTCCGCCCAGCCCGCGTCGCCGTCGAGGTCTACGGATGCTTTTGGCACGGCTGCCCCCAGCACCACCGACAGCCGACGGCAAACAACAAATACTGGCGCGAGAAGCTCGCCAGAAACATGGACCGCGACCGACGGACTCACCAGGCCCTCGAGGACGCCGGTTGGCTGCTGATCATCGTGTGGGAGCACGACGACCTAGCTGCGGCGGCGGGCCGGATCGCCGAGTCGGTGCGAGGCCGTCGAGGATTCAGTACGCCTGAAGGATGA
- a CDS encoding XRE family transcriptional regulator: MTGGIRPPVPATAAVAAFEPHALGLARRWRRMRKNELARQIGVTAAAVSQYELGQARPSAAVLARLALALMMPVEFFAAGIPAPTSPGRAHFRSLRTTSQAERDQAEAFGEVAWRMVEVLSRQLRLPELRLPQLDLPEPARAEDIRAAAAAGRREFGLDDGPVPHTVRLLEAHGVIVLSLPDASERVDAFSHWYGQRPFVFLNPGKNDRARSRMDTAHELGHLLLHHDAEPGSQILEREATAFASEFLAPSPALAAELPARLDFDRLHELKRRWGISLKALVYRGHDLGVYRDHTYRRGMTLLAQWGHPEPGDLGPREQPSLLGRAVALLGPQRVTIDSLAAQAGLPAALARSVIDAASEQLPELRLATGDS; the protein is encoded by the coding sequence GTGACCGGAGGGATCCGCCCGCCGGTCCCGGCCACCGCGGCCGTCGCGGCGTTTGAGCCGCACGCCCTCGGGTTGGCGCGCCGGTGGCGGCGGATGCGCAAAAACGAGCTGGCTCGGCAGATCGGGGTCACGGCGGCGGCGGTCAGCCAGTACGAGCTGGGGCAGGCCCGTCCCTCGGCGGCGGTGCTGGCCCGGCTGGCGTTGGCGCTGATGATGCCGGTCGAGTTCTTCGCCGCCGGCATTCCGGCTCCCACGTCGCCGGGGCGCGCGCACTTCCGTAGCCTGCGGACCACAAGTCAGGCTGAGCGCGACCAGGCGGAGGCTTTCGGCGAGGTCGCCTGGCGGATGGTCGAGGTGTTGAGCCGGCAGCTGCGGCTGCCCGAACTGCGGCTGCCCCAGCTTGACCTGCCGGAACCGGCGCGTGCCGAGGATATCCGCGCAGCCGCCGCGGCAGGGCGCCGGGAGTTCGGGCTCGACGACGGGCCGGTGCCGCACACGGTACGGCTGCTGGAGGCGCACGGGGTGATCGTGCTGTCGTTGCCGGACGCCTCGGAGCGGGTCGACGCCTTCTCGCACTGGTACGGGCAGCGGCCGTTCGTCTTCCTGAACCCGGGCAAGAATGACAGGGCTCGCTCCCGGATGGACACCGCCCACGAACTGGGTCATCTGTTGCTGCATCACGACGCGGAGCCCGGCAGTCAGATCCTTGAGCGTGAGGCCACGGCCTTCGCTTCCGAGTTCCTCGCCCCCAGTCCGGCGTTGGCCGCGGAACTGCCGGCCCGCCTGGACTTTGACCGGCTGCACGAGTTGAAACGCCGCTGGGGCATCAGCCTGAAGGCGCTCGTGTATCGGGGTCACGACCTGGGCGTATACCGGGACCACACTTACCGGCGGGGCATGACCCTGCTCGCCCAGTGGGGGCATCCCGAACCGGGTGACCTGGGTCCTCGCGAGCAGCCCTCCCTGCTCGGCCGGGCTGTGGCACTCCTCGGGCCGCAGCGGGTAACGATAGATAGTTTGGCAGCGCAGGCCGGCCTTCCGGCAGCCCTGGCTCGTTCAGTGATCGACGCCGCCAGCGAACAGTTGCCCGAACTGCGGCTGGCTACAGGAGACTCCTGA